A DNA window from Ahaetulla prasina isolate Xishuangbanna chromosome 7, ASM2864084v1, whole genome shotgun sequence contains the following coding sequences:
- the DENND11 gene encoding DENN domain-containing protein 11 isoform X1, giving the protein MFCFSPFCTGNMVEWCLPQDIDLEGVEFKSMASGSHKIQSDFIYFRKGICFGLACFANMPVDSELERGARMKSVGILSPSYTLLYRYMHFLENQVRHQLEMPGHYSHLEAFYDDKKGVFPAGTLVSQQPIHWLPSIHKYMYPEMKITHPAGCMSQFIKFFGEQILTLWKFALLRKRILIFSPPPVGVVCYRVYCCCCLANVSLPGIGGTVPESKPFFYVNVADIEMLETEVSYVACTTEKIFEEKQDLYDVYVDNQNVKTHHEHLQPLLKINSADKEKYQRLNDQRQMLMYSQEVDGDCSSCEEDLFILFFMEQNNRIFQTLMEISASQDKTLTADHARGMGLDPQGDRSFLMDLLEVYGIDVMLVIDNPCCT; this is encoded by the exons atgttttgtttttctcctttctgCACAGGTAATATGGTTGAATGGTGTTTGCCACAAGACATTGATCTGGAAGGTGTTGAGTTCAAGTCTATGGCCAGTGGATCCCATAAAATCCAGTCTGATTTCAT TTACTTCCGGAAAGGCATTTGCTTTGGTTTGGCATGTTTTGCCAATATGCCTGTGGACAGCGAATTGGAACGTGGGGCACGCATGAAATCTGTGGGCATTCTTTCTCCTTCCTACACTCTGTTGTACAGATACATGCACTTCTTGGAGAACCAGGTCAG GCACCAGTTGGAAATGCCAGGGCATTACTCTCACTTGGAAGCCTTTTACGATGACAAGAAAGGAGTCTTCCCAGCTGGCACTCTTGTTTCACAGCAACCCATCCACTGGCTCCCTTCCATCCACAAATATATGTATCCAGAGATGAAG ATCACCCACCCTGCAGGCTGTATGTCTCAGTTCATCAAGTTCTTTGGAGAGCAGATCCTGACACTCTGGAAGTTTGCCTTGCTTCGCAAACGCATTTTGATATTTTCTCCACCTCCTGTTGGCGTGGTCTGCTACAGAG TTTATTGCTGCTGCTGCCTTGCCAACGTCTCCTTGCCGGGTATTGGAGGGACCGTCCCTGAGTCTAAGCCGTTTTTCTATGTCAATGTAGCCGACATTGAAATGCTGGAGACTGAAGTATCATATGTAGCTT GCACAACAGAGAAAATCTTCGAAGAGAAGCAGGATCTCTATGATGTCTATGTAGATAACCAGAATGTAAAGACACACCATGAGCATCTGCAACCACTCCTGAAGATTAACAGTGCAGACAAGGAGAAGTATCAGAGACTTAATGATCAGAG ACAGATGCTGATGTACTCCCAGGAAGTAGATGGTGACTGTAGTTCTTGTGAAGAGGACCTCTTCATTTT GTTCTTCATGGAGCAGAACAACCGAATATTTCAGACATTGATGGAGATATCAGCCAGCCAGGACAAGACATTGACAGCTGACCATGCCCGTGGAATGGGCTTGGATCCTCAAGGCGACCGTAGCTTCCTCATGGACCTCCTGGAAGTTTATGGCATTGATGTCATGCTGGTCATTGATAATCCTTGTTGTACTTAG